Proteins encoded within one genomic window of Streptomyces taklimakanensis:
- the ndgR gene encoding IclR family transcriptional regulator NdgR gives MDNSSGVGVLDKAALVLSALESGPATLAGLVGATGLARPTAHRLAVALEHHRFVARDMQGRFILGPRLAELAAAAGEDRLLASAGPVLTHLRDVTGESAQLYRRQGDMRICVAAAERLSGLRDTVPVGSTLPMKAGSAAQVLMAWEEPERLHRGLQGARFTATALSGVRRRGWAQSIGEREPGVASVSAPVRGPSNRVVAAVSVSGPIERLTRHPGRMHAQAIVEAAGRLTEALRRNGG, from the coding sequence ATGGACAACTCTAGCGGCGTCGGCGTACTCGACAAGGCGGCTCTGGTCTTGAGCGCTCTGGAGTCCGGTCCGGCCACCCTCGCCGGGTTGGTCGGGGCGACCGGGCTCGCCCGCCCCACGGCGCACCGGCTCGCGGTGGCCCTGGAACACCACCGTTTCGTGGCCCGCGACATGCAGGGCCGGTTCATCCTGGGCCCGCGGCTGGCCGAACTGGCCGCCGCCGCGGGCGAGGACCGTCTGCTCGCCTCGGCGGGCCCGGTGCTCACGCACCTGCGCGACGTGACCGGGGAGAGCGCCCAGCTCTACCGGCGCCAGGGCGACATGCGCATCTGTGTGGCGGCGGCGGAACGACTCTCCGGACTGCGGGACACCGTGCCGGTCGGCTCCACGCTCCCGATGAAGGCCGGCTCGGCGGCCCAGGTGTTGATGGCCTGGGAGGAGCCCGAGCGGCTGCACCGCGGTCTGCAGGGCGCCCGGTTCACGGCGACGGCCCTGTCGGGCGTGCGCCGGCGCGGCTGGGCCCAGTCCATCGGCGAGCGCGAACCCGGCGTCGCCTCGGTCTCCGCCCCCGTGCGCGGCCCGTCCAACCGCGTGGTGGCGGCCGTGTCGGTCTCCGGGCCGATCGAGCGCCTGACCCGCCACCCCGGCCGGATGCACGCCCAGGCCATCGTGGAGGCCGCC
- the leuC gene encoding 3-isopropylmalate dehydratase large subunit — protein sequence MGRTLAEKVWDDHVVRRAEGEPDLLFIDLHLLHEVTSPQAFDGLRKNGRRVRRTDLTIATEDHNTPTLDIDKPIADPVSRTQLETLRRNCAEFGVRLHPLGDVEQGVVHVVGPQLGLTQPGMTVVCGDSHTSTHGAFGALAFGIGTSQVEHVLATQTLPMAPFRTMAITVDGELPEGVTAKDLILAIIARIGTGGGQGYVIEYRGSAIEKLSMEARMTICNMSIEAGARAGMIAPDETTFAYLKGREHAPAGADWDAAVEYWRTLRTDDDAVFDHEVVIDAAELAPFVTWGTNPGQGAPLSAAVPDPDSFADPSEKLAAVKALEYMGLEPGRPLREIAVDTVFVGSCTNGRIEDLRSAAAVLEGRKVADGVRMLVVPGSVRVALQAVEEGLDKVFTAAGAEWRHAGCSMCLGMNPDQLKPGERSASTSNRNFEGRQGKGGRTHLVSPQVAAATAVLGHLASPADLSDAVQLAGV from the coding sequence ATGGGACGGACACTCGCGGAGAAGGTCTGGGACGACCACGTCGTCCGGCGCGCCGAAGGCGAACCCGACCTCCTCTTCATCGATCTGCACCTGCTGCACGAGGTCACCAGCCCGCAGGCGTTCGACGGGCTGCGCAAGAACGGGCGCCGGGTGCGGCGGACCGATCTCACCATCGCCACCGAGGACCACAACACCCCCACCCTCGACATCGACAAGCCCATCGCCGACCCGGTCTCGCGCACCCAGTTGGAGACGCTGCGCAGGAACTGCGCGGAGTTCGGCGTGCGGCTGCACCCGCTCGGCGACGTCGAGCAGGGCGTCGTCCACGTGGTGGGACCGCAGCTGGGACTGACCCAGCCGGGCATGACGGTGGTCTGCGGCGACAGCCACACCTCCACGCACGGCGCCTTCGGCGCGCTGGCGTTCGGCATCGGCACCAGCCAGGTCGAGCACGTGCTGGCCACCCAGACCCTGCCCATGGCGCCCTTCAGGACCATGGCGATCACGGTCGACGGCGAGCTGCCCGAGGGGGTGACCGCCAAGGACCTGATCCTGGCGATCATCGCGCGCATCGGCACCGGCGGTGGTCAGGGCTACGTCATCGAGTACCGCGGTTCGGCCATCGAGAAGCTGTCGATGGAAGCGCGGATGACCATCTGCAACATGTCCATCGAGGCCGGCGCCCGAGCCGGGATGATCGCCCCGGACGAGACCACCTTCGCGTACCTGAAGGGTCGGGAGCACGCTCCCGCCGGCGCCGACTGGGACGCCGCCGTGGAGTACTGGCGGACCCTGCGCACCGACGACGACGCCGTCTTCGACCACGAGGTGGTCATCGACGCCGCCGAGCTGGCCCCGTTCGTCACCTGGGGCACCAACCCCGGGCAGGGCGCCCCGCTGAGCGCGGCGGTGCCGGACCCGGACTCCTTCGCCGACCCCAGCGAGAAGCTGGCCGCCGTCAAGGCGCTGGAGTACATGGGGCTGGAGCCCGGCCGACCGCTGCGCGAGATCGCCGTGGACACCGTCTTCGTCGGCTCCTGCACCAACGGCCGGATCGAGGACCTGCGCTCGGCCGCCGCCGTGCTGGAGGGCCGCAAGGTCGCCGACGGGGTGCGGATGCTGGTGGTACCCGGTTCGGTACGGGTCGCGCTCCAGGCCGTGGAGGAGGGGTTGGACAAGGTGTTCACCGCCGCCGGTGCCGAGTGGCGGCACGCGGGCTGCTCGATGTGCCTGGGCATGAACCCCGACCAGCTCAAGCCCGGTGAGCGTTCCGCGTCCACCTCCAACCGCAACTTCGAGGGCAGGCAGGGCAAGGGCGGCCGCACCCACCTGGTCTCCCCGCAGGTCGCCGCCGCCACCGCCGTGCTGGGGCACCTGGCCTCGCCGGCCGACCTGTCCGACGCAGTCCAGCTCGCGGGAGTCTGA
- the leuD gene encoding 3-isopropylmalate dehydratase small subunit, with amino-acid sequence MEAFTTHTGRAVPLRRSNVDTDQIIPAHWLKKVTRDGFEDGLFEAWRKDPEFVLNRPERQGATVLVAGPDFGTGSSREHAVWALQNYGFKTVISSRFADIFRGNSLKNGLLTVVLPQETVDALWELTEADPTVEITVDLVAREVTAPGVTAAFELDENARWRLLEGLDDISITLRHEDAIAAYEAGRPSFKPRTLVA; translated from the coding sequence ATGGAAGCCTTCACCACACACACCGGTCGCGCCGTTCCGCTGCGCCGCAGCAACGTCGACACCGACCAGATCATCCCCGCGCACTGGCTGAAGAAGGTCACCCGCGACGGCTTCGAGGACGGCCTGTTCGAGGCGTGGCGCAAGGACCCGGAGTTCGTGCTCAACCGGCCCGAGCGGCAGGGTGCCACCGTGCTGGTGGCCGGCCCCGACTTCGGCACCGGTTCCTCGCGTGAGCACGCCGTCTGGGCGCTGCAGAACTACGGCTTCAAGACCGTGATCTCCTCCCGCTTCGCCGACATCTTCCGCGGCAACTCGCTGAAGAACGGCCTGCTCACCGTCGTCCTGCCGCAGGAGACGGTGGACGCGCTGTGGGAGCTGACCGAGGCCGATCCGACGGTCGAGATCACCGTGGACCTCGTGGCGCGCGAGGTCACCGCCCCCGGCGTGACGGCCGCCTTCGAGCTGGACGAGAACGCCCGTTGGCGACTGTTGGAGGGGCTGGACGACATCAGCATCACCCTGCGGCACGAGGACGCCATCGCCGCCTACGAGGCCGGGCGGCCCTCGTTCAAGCCGCGGACCCTGGTGGCCTGA
- a CDS encoding HU family DNA-binding protein → MNKAQLVEAIADKLGGRQQAADAVDVVLDAIVRAVVAGDRVSVTGFGSFEKVERPARYARNPQTGERVRVKKTSVPRFRAGQGFKDLVSGAKKLPKNDVAVKKAPKGSLSGGTTTRKATAKKAAAKKAAPAKKTTAKKATAKKAPAKKATAKATPAKKTAAKKAAPAKKTAAKKATAKKAPAKKAPGRRTSTRKRATARRK, encoded by the coding sequence GTGAACAAGGCGCAGCTCGTTGAAGCAATTGCCGACAAGCTCGGCGGACGACAGCAGGCCGCCGACGCGGTGGACGTGGTGCTGGACGCGATCGTCCGCGCGGTCGTCGCCGGCGACCGGGTCTCGGTCACCGGCTTCGGCTCGTTCGAGAAGGTCGAGCGTCCGGCCCGTTACGCCCGCAACCCCCAGACCGGCGAGCGCGTCAGGGTCAAGAAGACCTCCGTTCCGCGCTTCCGCGCCGGGCAGGGCTTCAAGGATCTGGTCAGCGGCGCCAAGAAGCTCCCCAAGAACGACGTGGCCGTGAAGAAGGCGCCCAAGGGCAGCCTCTCGGGCGGTACCACCACCCGCAAGGCGACGGCGAAGAAGGCCGCCGCCAAGAAGGCGGCTCCGGCGAAGAAGACCACGGCGAAGAAGGCCACGGCCAAGAAGGCGCCCGCCAAGAAGGCTACGGCCAAGGCCACCCCGGCGAAGAAGACCGCGGCGAAGAAGGCGGCTCCGGCGAAGAAGACCGCGGCCAAGAAGGCCACGGCCAAGAAGGCGCCCGCCAAGAAGGCCCCCGGCCGCAGGACCTCGACCCGCAAGAGGGCCACCGCCCGCAGGAAGTGA
- the cofC gene encoding 2-phospho-L-lactate guanylyltransferase codes for MHRDDTPQTGTAWTLVVPLRPLSRAKSRLAAAAGEELRPRLALAFAQDTVAAALACPLVEGVVVVTDDPLAGAELAALGARVVPDVPAGGLNPALGHGEAVVRAERPRAAVAALNADLPALRPVELARVLGAARVHRRSFLADAAGVGTTLLAASGGTALAPAFGGPSRVRHLRSGAVELALPDVASVRRDVDTGEDLAAALALGVGPHTLRTSAASPT; via the coding sequence ATGCACCGTGACGACACACCGCAGACCGGGACCGCCTGGACGCTGGTGGTGCCCCTCAGGCCCCTGTCCCGGGCCAAGAGCAGGCTCGCCGCGGCGGCCGGCGAGGAGCTGCGGCCCCGTCTGGCCCTGGCCTTCGCCCAGGACACCGTGGCCGCCGCCCTGGCGTGCCCGCTGGTGGAGGGGGTGGTGGTCGTCACGGACGATCCCCTGGCGGGGGCGGAGCTGGCCGCCCTGGGGGCGCGGGTCGTGCCGGACGTGCCGGCGGGCGGGCTGAACCCCGCGCTGGGGCACGGCGAGGCGGTGGTGCGGGCGGAGCGCCCCCGTGCCGCGGTGGCCGCGCTCAACGCCGACCTGCCGGCACTGCGGCCGGTCGAGTTGGCGCGGGTGCTGGGCGCGGCACGGGTGCACCGGAGGTCGTTCCTGGCCGACGCCGCGGGGGTGGGCACCACCCTGCTCGCCGCGTCCGGCGGCACCGCTCTGGCGCCGGCCTTCGGCGGTCCCTCACGCGTCCGGCACCTGCGGTCCGGGGCGGTGGAGCTGGCGCTGCCGGACGTGGCGAGCGTCCGGCGGGACGTGGACACCGGCGAGGACCTGGCCGCGGCGCTGGCCCTGGGCGTGGGCCCGCACACCCTCAGAACGTCTGCAGCGTCACCAACGTGA
- a CDS encoding 1-acyl-sn-glycerol-3-phosphate acyltransferase has product MSRRRIGFWYRLAAVLVKPPLVALFKREWRGMEHIPAEGGFITVVNHNSYLDPLSYAHFQYNTGRVPRFLAKDSLFKGGFVGAVMRGTGQIPVYRDSLDAANAFRAAVEAIGKGECVAFYPEGTLTRDPDMWPMEGKTGAARVALLTKAPVIPVAQWGANEAVPPYARRNRVRLFPRKTLKVLAGPPVDLSRFHDREPTAELLREVTDVLMDAITELLVELRGEPAPARRYDRRRALAGDRRVAAAHPPATSPGAVDAGRTTGSGAAVERVAAEGGNA; this is encoded by the coding sequence GTGTCCCGCCGCAGAATCGGCTTCTGGTACCGCCTCGCAGCGGTTTTGGTGAAACCGCCCCTGGTGGCGCTGTTCAAGCGGGAGTGGCGGGGAATGGAGCACATTCCGGCCGAGGGCGGATTCATCACCGTGGTGAATCACAACTCCTATCTCGACCCGCTCTCCTACGCGCACTTCCAGTACAACACCGGGCGCGTCCCCCGCTTCCTGGCCAAGGACTCCCTGTTCAAGGGCGGATTCGTCGGCGCGGTGATGCGCGGCACCGGGCAGATCCCGGTCTACCGGGACAGCCTCGACGCGGCCAACGCCTTCCGCGCCGCCGTGGAGGCGATCGGCAAGGGCGAGTGCGTGGCCTTCTACCCCGAGGGCACCCTCACCCGCGATCCCGACATGTGGCCGATGGAGGGCAAGACCGGTGCCGCCCGCGTCGCCCTGCTCACCAAGGCCCCCGTCATCCCCGTCGCACAGTGGGGCGCCAACGAGGCCGTACCGCCGTACGCCAGGCGGAACAGGGTGCGGCTCTTTCCGCGCAAGACCCTGAAGGTGCTGGCCGGGCCGCCCGTCGACCTCTCCCGGTTCCACGACCGGGAGCCCACCGCGGAACTGCTGCGCGAGGTCACCGACGTCCTCATGGACGCCATCACCGAGCTGTTGGTCGAACTGCGCGGCGAGCCCGCGCCCGCCCGACGCTACGACCGCCGCAGGGCGCTCGCCGGGGACCGGAGGGTGGCGGCCGCGCACCCCCCGGCCACATCGCCCGGCGCCGTGGACGCGGGGAGGACCACCGGGAGCGGGGCGGCCGTCGAGCGCGTGGCCGCCGAGGGGGGGAACGCGTGA
- a CDS encoding NAD(P)H-dependent glycerol-3-phosphate dehydrogenase yields the protein MTRVAVYGTGSWGTAFAMVLADAGCEVTLWGRRAALAEAVNTTRTNPDYLPGVTLPETVRATTDPAEAARDAEFAVLAVPSQTLRDNLARWRPLLSADTVLVSLMKGVELGTAKRMSEVIEEVAGAGRDRIAVLSGPNLAREIAERQPAASVVACRDEEVARRLQAVCHTPYFRPYTNTDVVGCELGGAVKNVIALAVGIADGMGLGDNAKASLITRGLAETTRLGLAMGADAHTFAGLAGMGDLVATCSSPLSRNNTFGRSLGRGMTLEETIAATRQTAEGVKSCESVLDLARRHDVEMPITETVVGIVHEGKPPLVALKELMSRSAKAERR from the coding sequence GTGACGCGCGTCGCCGTCTACGGCACCGGATCCTGGGGCACCGCCTTCGCGATGGTGCTCGCCGACGCGGGCTGCGAGGTGACCCTGTGGGGACGCCGGGCCGCACTGGCCGAGGCGGTCAACACCACCCGCACCAACCCCGACTACCTGCCGGGCGTCACGCTCCCCGAGACCGTCCGCGCCACCACCGACCCCGCCGAGGCGGCCCGGGACGCGGAGTTCGCGGTGCTGGCGGTGCCCTCCCAGACCCTGCGCGACAACCTCGCCCGGTGGAGACCCCTGTTGTCCGCCGACACCGTGCTCGTCTCCCTGATGAAGGGCGTCGAACTCGGCACCGCCAAGCGGATGAGCGAGGTGATCGAGGAAGTGGCCGGAGCCGGCCGGGACCGGATCGCCGTGCTGTCCGGCCCCAACCTCGCGCGCGAGATAGCCGAGCGGCAGCCCGCCGCCTCCGTCGTCGCCTGCCGTGACGAGGAGGTGGCCCGCAGGCTCCAGGCCGTCTGCCACACCCCGTACTTCCGCCCGTACACCAACACCGACGTCGTCGGCTGCGAACTGGGCGGCGCGGTGAAGAACGTCATCGCGCTGGCGGTGGGCATCGCCGACGGCATGGGGCTGGGCGACAACGCCAAGGCCTCCCTGATCACCCGCGGACTGGCCGAGACCACCAGGCTGGGCCTGGCCATGGGCGCCGACGCGCACACCTTCGCCGGACTGGCGGGCATGGGCGACCTCGTGGCCACCTGCTCCTCGCCGCTGTCCCGCAACAACACCTTCGGTCGCAGCCTCGGTCGGGGAATGACGTTGGAGGAGACCATCGCCGCCACCCGGCAGACCGCCGAGGGCGTCAAGTCCTGCGAATCGGTGCTGGACCTGGCCCGGCGGCACGACGTCGAGATGCCCATCACCGAGACCGTCGTCGGCATCGTCCACGAGGGCAAGCCGCCGCTGGTCGCGCTGAAGGAACTGATGTCCCGCAGCGCCAAAGCCGAGCGCCGCTGA
- a CDS encoding D-alanine--D-alanine ligase family protein has protein sequence MSSQSSPQTPRPRVAVVFGGRSSEHAISVVTAGAVLRAIDRAKYDVLPIGITADGRWALTADDPERMAITGRTLPNVEQLAESDTGSVLLPAEPANREVVYTEPGAVPKVLGEVDVVFPMLHGPYGEDGTLQGLLELAGVPYVGSGVLASAVGMDKEYMKRIFASFGLPVGPYTVVRPREWKRDETAARKKIVDFAGEHGWPVFVKPARAGSSFGITKVDDLAALDEAIAEARRHDPKIIVESLLRGREIECGVLEFEDGPRASFPAEIPPAGAHDFYDFEAKYIDSAEGIVPAPLTEEQTGRVQELAVRAFEAASCEGLVRADFFLLDNGEFVINEINTMPGFTPISMYPRMWEASGVSYPELVDRLIGAALDRSTGLR, from the coding sequence ATGAGCAGCCAGTCCTCTCCCCAGACCCCCCGGCCGCGCGTCGCCGTCGTCTTCGGCGGACGCAGCTCCGAGCACGCGATCTCCGTGGTGACCGCGGGTGCCGTCCTGCGCGCCATCGACCGGGCGAAGTACGACGTCCTGCCGATCGGCATCACCGCGGACGGACGCTGGGCCCTGACCGCCGACGACCCCGAGCGGATGGCCATCACCGGCCGTACGCTGCCCAACGTCGAGCAGCTCGCCGAGTCCGACACCGGCTCGGTGCTGCTGCCGGCCGAGCCCGCCAACCGGGAGGTCGTCTACACCGAGCCCGGCGCGGTGCCCAAGGTGCTCGGCGAGGTCGACGTCGTCTTCCCCATGCTGCACGGCCCCTACGGCGAGGACGGCACGCTCCAGGGCCTGCTGGAACTGGCCGGGGTCCCCTACGTGGGATCGGGAGTCCTGGCCTCGGCGGTCGGCATGGACAAGGAGTACATGAAGCGGATCTTCGCCTCCTTCGGACTGCCCGTGGGCCCGTACACGGTGGTCCGGCCGCGCGAGTGGAAGCGGGACGAGACGGCCGCCCGGAAGAAGATCGTGGACTTCGCGGGCGAACACGGCTGGCCCGTCTTCGTCAAGCCCGCGCGCGCCGGCTCGTCCTTCGGCATCACCAAGGTCGACGACCTGGCCGCCCTGGACGAGGCGATCGCCGAGGCACGGCGTCACGACCCGAAGATCATCGTGGAGTCGCTGCTGCGTGGCCGTGAGATCGAGTGCGGCGTCCTGGAGTTCGAGGACGGCCCGCGCGCCAGTTTCCCGGCCGAGATCCCCCCGGCCGGCGCCCACGACTTCTACGACTTCGAGGCCAAGTACATCGACTCGGCCGAGGGCATCGTGCCCGCCCCGCTGACGGAGGAGCAGACCGGCCGGGTCCAGGAGCTGGCGGTGCGCGCCTTCGAGGCGGCCTCCTGTGAAGGACTGGTCCGCGCCGACTTCTTCCTGCTGGACAACGGCGAGTTCGTCATCAACGAGATCAACACCATGCCCGGTTTCACCCCCATCTCCATGTACCCGCGCATGTGGGAGGCCAGCGGCGTGAGCTATCCGGAGTTGGTCGACCGCCTCATCGGGGCCGCGCTCGACCGCTCCACCGGGCTGCGCTGA
- a CDS encoding DUF3515 domain-containing protein → MDASPRLSPWTVLPSLVRPVITLSAATAVCITATGCSLGDDAPRPPVPSPTGSAAAVCRTLHDALPERVDGQSRVAIEPETRYAAVWGDPGIELGCGVPRPEVLTPGSEHYNPTAEAVEVNGVSWLVEETDGGYRFTTTGREVFVRVTVPDAYAPEVNPLTDLSDAVRAAVPVEPL, encoded by the coding sequence GTGGACGCCTCGCCCCGCCTGTCACCGTGGACGGTCCTCCCGTCGCTCGTCCGGCCGGTCATCACACTGAGCGCCGCGACGGCCGTGTGCATCACGGCCACCGGGTGTTCCCTCGGCGACGACGCGCCCCGACCGCCCGTGCCGAGCCCGACCGGCTCGGCCGCCGCGGTCTGCCGCACGCTGCACGACGCGCTGCCGGAGCGCGTGGACGGGCAGTCGCGGGTCGCGATCGAGCCGGAGACGCGGTACGCCGCCGTGTGGGGCGATCCCGGCATCGAGCTGGGCTGCGGGGTGCCGCGGCCCGAGGTGCTCACGCCCGGCAGTGAACACTACAACCCCACCGCCGAGGCGGTGGAGGTGAACGGCGTCTCCTGGCTGGTGGAGGAGACCGACGGCGGCTACCGGTTCACCACCACCGGCCGCGAGGTGTTCGTGCGCGTGACCGTGCCCGACGCGTACGCGCCCGAGGTCAATCCCCTGACCGACCTGTCCGACGCGGTGCGCGCGGCCGTGCCCGTCGAACCGCTGTGA
- a CDS encoding Lrp/AsnC ligand binding domain-containing protein → MVQAYILIQTEVGKASTVAEIVGGIPGVIQAEDVTGPYDVIVRAQADTVDDLGRMVVARIQHVEGITRTLTCPVVHL, encoded by the coding sequence GTGGTACAGGCGTACATCCTGATCCAGACCGAGGTCGGCAAGGCCTCGACCGTCGCCGAGATCGTCGGTGGAATCCCGGGGGTGATCCAGGCCGAGGACGTGACCGGCCCCTACGACGTGATCGTGCGCGCGCAGGCGGACACGGTGGACGACCTGGGCCGCATGGTGGTGGCCAGGATCCAGCACGTGGAGGGCATCACCCGCACCCTGACCTGCCCGGTCGTGCACCTGTAG
- a CDS encoding thiamine-phosphate kinase has protein sequence MLSSPGGQPPPHFSGGVPRTPGRTVGELGEFGLIRELTSRITPTPAVRIGPGDDAAVVAAPDRRVVASTDLLVEGRHFRRDWSTAYDVGRKAAAQNLADIAAMGAAPTALLLGLVVPAELPATWPAELMDGLHDECRVAGAAVVGGDVVRGDTITVAITALGDLQGREPVTRTGARPGDVVAVTGWLGWSAAGYAVLARGFRSPRAFVEAHRRPEPPYHAGPAAAELGATAMTDVSDGLVADLGHIAEASKVRIDIRTAALDVPAQMSDIGQAVGVDPLRWVLTGGEDHAIVATFPPDAKLPARWRRVGEVLHPSASPQVTVDGAPWTAGGGWDHFGG, from the coding sequence ATGCTGAGTTCTCCCGGAGGACAGCCTCCCCCTCACTTCTCCGGGGGCGTCCCCAGGACCCCCGGCCGGACGGTGGGGGAGCTCGGGGAGTTCGGACTGATCCGTGAGCTGACCTCGCGGATCACCCCCACCCCGGCCGTGCGGATCGGACCGGGCGACGACGCGGCCGTGGTCGCCGCACCCGACCGGCGCGTGGTCGCCAGCACCGACCTGCTGGTGGAGGGTCGGCACTTCCGCCGCGACTGGTCCACCGCCTACGACGTGGGCCGCAAGGCGGCCGCGCAGAACCTCGCCGACATCGCCGCCATGGGGGCCGCGCCCACCGCGCTGCTGCTCGGCCTCGTCGTTCCGGCCGAGCTGCCGGCGACCTGGCCCGCCGAGCTGATGGACGGCCTCCACGACGAGTGCCGGGTGGCGGGAGCGGCCGTGGTCGGCGGTGACGTGGTGCGCGGCGACACCATCACCGTGGCGATCACCGCGCTGGGCGACCTCCAGGGCCGCGAACCGGTCACCCGCACCGGGGCGCGGCCCGGCGACGTCGTCGCGGTGACCGGCTGGCTGGGCTGGTCGGCGGCCGGGTACGCGGTGCTCGCCCGCGGTTTCCGCTCCCCACGCGCCTTCGTCGAGGCCCACCGCCGCCCCGAGCCGCCCTACCACGCCGGCCCCGCGGCGGCCGAACTCGGCGCCACCGCGATGACCGACGTCAGCGACGGGCTCGTCGCCGACCTCGGCCACATCGCCGAGGCGAGCAAGGTGCGCATCGACATCCGGACGGCCGCCCTGGACGTCCCCGCCCAGATGTCCGACATCGGCCAGGCGGTGGGCGTCGATCCGCTGCGGTGGGTGCTCACCGGGGGAGAGGACCACGCCATCGTCGCCACCTTCCCGCCCGACGCCAAACTGCCCGCCCGCTGGCGACGCGTCGGCGAGGTGCTCCACCCCTCGGCGTCGCCGCAGGTGACGGTGGACGGCGCGCCGTGGACGGCGGGCGGCGGCTGGGACCACTTCGGGGGCTGA
- the thiD gene encoding bifunctional hydroxymethylpyrimidine kinase/phosphomethylpyrimidine kinase → MRTPPPRVLTVAGSDSGGGAGIQADLKTMLALGTHGMSVLTAVTAQNSLGVQGAWELPAEAVRQQFRSVIEDIGAQAVKTGMLAGAELVETVADLLDGLTAPVVVDPVGVSKHGDPLLAPEALEVVRTALLPKATVATPNLDEVAQLTGVRAETEAELPRAAEAVLAHGPRWVLIKGGHLKDGDTAVDLLTDGTAEHWLRAPRHDNRHTHGTGCTLAAAIAALLAKGASVPEAARGAKEYVTGAIAAGFALGDGIGPVDHGWCLGGDRR, encoded by the coding sequence ATGCGTACACCACCACCGAGAGTGCTCACCGTCGCCGGGTCCGACTCGGGCGGCGGCGCGGGCATCCAGGCCGACCTGAAGACGATGCTGGCGCTGGGCACCCACGGGATGAGCGTGCTCACCGCCGTCACCGCGCAGAACTCCCTGGGCGTGCAGGGCGCCTGGGAGCTGCCCGCCGAGGCCGTCCGGCAGCAGTTCCGCAGCGTGATCGAGGACATCGGGGCGCAGGCGGTCAAGACCGGCATGCTGGCCGGCGCCGAACTGGTCGAGACGGTCGCCGACCTGCTCGACGGACTCACGGCACCGGTGGTCGTCGACCCGGTCGGGGTCTCCAAGCACGGCGATCCGCTCCTGGCCCCCGAGGCGCTGGAGGTGGTGCGCACCGCGCTGCTGCCGAAGGCCACCGTCGCCACCCCCAACCTGGACGAGGTGGCCCAGCTCACCGGCGTACGGGCCGAGACCGAGGCCGAACTGCCGCGCGCCGCGGAGGCGGTGCTGGCCCACGGGCCGCGGTGGGTTTTGATCAAGGGCGGTCACCTGAAGGACGGGGACACCGCCGTGGACCTGCTCACCGACGGCACCGCCGAACACTGGCTGCGCGCGCCGCGCCACGACAACCGCCACACCCACGGCACGGGCTGCACCCTGGCCGCCGCGATCGCCGCCCTGCTGGCCAAGGGGGCCTCCGTGCCCGAGGCGGCCCGCGGGGCCAAGGAGTACGTGACGGGGGCCATCGCCGCGGGCTTCGCGCTGGGGGATGGCATCGGGCCGGTGGACCACGGCTGGTGCCTGGGCGGCGACCGGCGCTAG
- the rpmB gene encoding 50S ribosomal protein L28 — protein MAANCDVCGKGPGFGNNISHSHRRTSRRWNPNIQRVRAMVGRTPKRLNVCTSCIKAGKVSR, from the coding sequence GTGGCTGCCAACTGCGACGTCTGCGGCAAGGGGCCGGGCTTCGGCAACAACATCTCGCACTCGCACCGCCGTACGTCCCGCCGTTGGAACCCCAACATCCAGCGCGTGCGTGCGATGGTCGGTCGGACGCCGAAGCGGCTCAACGTGTGCACCTCGTGCATCAAGGCCGGCAAGGTCTCGCGCTGA